The Acidipropionibacterium virtanenii DNA segment GACCTTCCAGTCGGGCCACCCGAAGTCATTTCTGGACACGAACCGCCCGTCCGGATCGCGCAGCACGAATTGCAGCACCGGCAACGGGCAACCCAGTGCCGCCAAGTGGGCCCGCATCATTGATTCTCCGGGACTCTCCGGCACGGCACTCGCCAGTTCCACCGCTCGGGCAGCGGCCTTGCTCCCCCTCCACCCCGAACTCCGGCCCACGAGCTCCTGCATCCGCCCGAGGCTCCCGCCGGCACGAAGGACGGCGTCGATTCCATGAGACCGGTCGCCAGCCCGTGCTGGCGCGCCAGGTCGATCGCGGTTCTCTCAGGACACGTGACGGGGAGACCATCGACGGTGATGACCTCGTCGTCCTCGATGTCACAGACCCGCGTCATCAACTGCTCCCGCCGGTGGGCACTGCGTCCCTTCGGCCGAGTGATCCAGACCGCTTCAAGCCCCTCGTAGGGCACCGGGAGCCCCAGGATCACTGCCGCAGAGGTGTGGCTCAATGCCCAGGAGTCGGCCCTCAGAATGGGGGTCGTCGCCGCGATCAGCTGGCAGTGGCGGACGACGGCGTCGTCGCTCAGGGCTCCCTCCACGACGGCGCCGCGCCGCACCCTCGACCAAGTGCCGTCCCGCACTCCACGAGCCAATTTGTCGGCGTCGATTCCATTGCACGTCAGGTCCCTGACGAGTCGAACCCTCGCCACGGCGTCATCCATTCCGCTATTCATGGGAAGAGTCCGCCAGATCACCGAACTTCATGGCAAGGTTCTGTGCGAAAATCTGTGGAAAGCACACTTCAGCGAAATTGCCCTGTGGACAAGTGGATTTTTCGCCTTCCGCCTCCTACTCTGCTTTGTCCCTCTTGCAGGAGGGCCAAAGCAGAGTTCAAGACGCAAAGCGAAGACACAGGCAATGGCGAGGAAGAGCCCGTGGATGGCGGCCCTGGCGACCCGGTAGCAGGTCAGGGACGGCCGGGCCGGTCGGCTTCGGGAGGCTCGAGGGACGTGTCATCCCCCGGCCTCGCCATCAGCACCGCCACCGCGGCGGCCACCAGCCACCACACGAAGGAGACCTGGAAGTTCTTCACCAGGTAGGTGTCCAGCAGCAGTGCGGGACAGCTGGCCAGCAGGGCCATGCAGGTCCCCGCGTACCGGCCGCGGAACCCGCGCAGGCAGCACGCCACGACGGTCACCAGGCAGACCATCAGCAGCACCAGCCCGACGACGCCCAGCTCCCCGGTCACCTGGACGATCGTGTTGTGGGCGTGGGCCAGGGACTTGCCGTAGGGTCCGCGACGCAGCCCGTGGATCGCCCCGGGAACGATCCCGCTCTCAATGGCGAACCACGGCCACAAGGTGGCGTAGCCACGGCCCATGATGATCGTCGAGGGATCCACGCTGACCGCCCGCCAGGCCACCTTCCAGGTCTCGGCCCGGTCGTGGTCGACGAGCCCGCCGCCACGCAGCCACACCACCACCAGGCCGATCACGGCCAGGGCCGCCAACCCCAGGGCGCCGAGGATCCGCACTCTCCGACTGCCCGCAGGCCGGCCGGCGGACCGCCCCCAGAAGAACAGCAGGACGCAGAACAGCCCCAGGCAGATCAGCCCGGCCCGCGATCCACTGAGCCCGATGGCGAGGCCCAGGGCCACGATGACGAACCAGGACGCCCCGACCAGACGGCGCCTGCGGATCGCGTCGACAGCCGCCCCGATCCCCAGCAGCAGCGCCAGGTGGTAGGTGGCCTGCCCCCCGAGCTGGGTGGAGGTGCGCCACATCAGCATTCCGTCGACGGCGCGGCGCACGAAGGCCTGGCGGGTGGCGATCTCCCAGCCGATCGCGACGAGGGTGGACGCCGCCAGCACCAGGAAGATCCGCCACAGCGCCCCCGGCAGCCGATCCCGTCCGATCAGGGCCACCAGCCCGACAGCCACCAGGGCCGTCAACGCCGCCTCGACCAGCGGCACCACCATCGACGCCATCGGCAGCCGGATGTGCTCCAGGGGGCCGTAACGGGTGGTCAGCGCCACATGGGTGGTCATCGGGATGGTGATGCCCGCCCAGCACAGCATGGCCAGGAAGGGCAGCGCGATCAGCCCCAGGGACCGCCGCCCCTGCCTTCCCGTCCCGCCGTGACGCCCTGACTCCCGGCCTCGGACCACCGCCAGCACCAGGCAGGCGGCCCCGGCCACCCCCATGACCACCAGCAGCATCGGGTAGGCGCGATCGGAAGCGATGGGCTGGTCGGTGCTGATGAAGGTGAGCACGACCAGCAGCAGGGCGGCCAGGAGCTCGGCGCACCCGGCCACCGGATCGGCGGACCACCAGGTCCTCGCAGCCGTTCCTGCGGCCCGCGCGCGTCCTCTCGGCCCGCTCCCGCCGTTGCGCGTCCTACTGCTCATCCCTCTCCTCCCGCGATCGCCGGGCGCCGACAGGGCCCGGGCTCCCCTTGGAGTCCCGGGCCCTGGACCGCGTCAGAACGGCGTCCCGACCGTCTCGGACGACGTGCTCAGCCCACCTGGACGAACTCGTTGGTGGCCGCGGAGCGGATCATCGCCTCGCAGACCTCCACCACCTTGGCCCCCTGGGTCATGGTGACGATGTCGGAGTCCAAGCCGCGCACGGCGTCGCGGAAGTTCTCGTGCTCGGTGCGCAGCGGCTCGGGCTTGGGGATCGCGAACCGGGTGACGTCGCCCTCGGCCACGCCGCGGAAGTTCGCGATATCGTCCCACACCGTCTCCACATTGGCGTTGGCGTAGAAGGTGAGATCGGCGGTGAGCGTGTCCGCGATGAACATGCCCTTCTCACCGGTGACGAAGGTGCGGCGCTCCTTGGTGGGGGTCAGCCAGTTGACGAGGTGGTTGCTCATCAGCCCGCCGGACAGCTGGCAGGTGGCCGAGACCATGTCCTCGAACTCGCGCCCGGCCTTGAACATGGTGCGTGCCGCCACCAGTTCGAAGTCCCGCTGGGTGACCCAGGACGTGAGGTCGACGTCATGGCTGGCGAGGTCCTTCACCACGCCGACATCGGCGATACGGGCCGGGAAGGGCCCCTGACGACGGGTGGCGATCTGGTACAGATCGCCCAGGTCGCCGTTCTCCAGGCGCTTGCGCAGCGACTGCAGGGCGGGGTTGTAGCGCTCGATGTGCCCGACCGCGCCCACCAGCCCGCGGCTGGAGAAGGCGTCGGCCAGACGTCGCGCGGCCACCGTGTCGTATGCCAGGGGCTTCTCGATGAGGGCGTGGACGCCGGCCTCGGCCAGCTTGAGCCCGATCT contains these protein-coding regions:
- a CDS encoding Gfo/Idh/MocA family protein; amino-acid sequence: MANLRAGMVGIGSMGKNHVRNLRAIDGVDLVAIADAAGKDPFGVAGDLPILPDVDAVIAEGVDYCVVAAPTKFHEEIGLKLAEAGVHALIEKPLAYDTVAARRLADAFSSRGLVGAVGHIERYNPALQSLRKRLENGDLGDLYQIATRRQGPFPARIADVGVVKDLASHDVDLTSWVTQRDFELVAARTMFKAGREFEDMVSATCQLSGGLMSNHLVNWLTPTKERRTFVTGEKGMFIADTLTADLTFYANANVETVWDDIANFRGVAEGDVTRFAIPKPEPLRTEHENFRDAVRGLDSDIVTMTQGAKVVEVCEAMIRSAATNEFVQVG
- a CDS encoding O-antigen ligase family protein, giving the protein MSSRTRNGGSGPRGRARAAGTAARTWWSADPVAGCAELLAALLLVVLTFISTDQPIASDRAYPMLLVVMGVAGAACLVLAVVRGRESGRHGGTGRQGRRSLGLIALPFLAMLCWAGITIPMTTHVALTTRYGPLEHIRLPMASMVVPLVEAALTALVAVGLVALIGRDRLPGALWRIFLVLAASTLVAIGWEIATRQAFVRRAVDGMLMWRTSTQLGGQATYHLALLLGIGAAVDAIRRRRLVGASWFVIVALGLAIGLSGSRAGLICLGLFCVLLFFWGRSAGRPAGSRRVRILGALGLAALAVIGLVVVWLRGGGLVDHDRAETWKVAWRAVSVDPSTIIMGRGYATLWPWFAIESGIVPGAIHGLRRGPYGKSLAHAHNTIVQVTGELGVVGLVLLMVCLVTVVACCLRGFRGRYAGTCMALLASCPALLLDTYLVKNFQVSFVWWLVAAAVAVLMARPGDDTSLEPPEADRPGRP